A genome region from Clostridium sp. JN-9 includes the following:
- a CDS encoding metallophosphoesterase, which yields MLIGVISDTHRYVWIIENAVKKLGNIDLLIHLGDNVQDVKEIAKYYTGPILNVKGNCDFSVDTPGEIIEEIAGKRFFITHGHRYDVKSDMSRLKYKALEVQADVVLYGHTHISQIAYENGIWFINPGSPAISRDGFNSVALIDITDGKINASIKAI from the coding sequence TTGTTAATCGGGGTTATTAGTGATACTCACAGATATGTATGGATAATAGAGAATGCTGTTAAAAAACTAGGAAATATAGACTTGCTAATTCATTTAGGAGACAATGTTCAGGATGTGAAAGAAATAGCCAAATATTACACAGGACCAATATTAAATGTAAAGGGGAATTGTGACTTTTCTGTAGATACTCCTGGGGAAATAATTGAAGAAATTGCAGGAAAGAGATTTTTTATAACTCATGGTCACAGATATGATGTTAAGTCTGATATGTCAAGGTTAAAGTATAAAGCACTGGAAGTACAAGCAGATGTGGTTCTTTATGGACATACTCATATATCACAAATTGCATATGAAAATGGCATCTGGTTTATAAATCCAGGAAGTCCGGCTATTTCTCGGGATGGCTTTAATAGTGTGGCTTTAATAGATATTACAGATGGAAAAATCAATGCCAGTATTAAAGCAATATAG
- a CDS encoding viroplasmin family protein, whose protein sequence is MASNKFYAVKKGVVPGIYATWGECQQNINGFSGAVYKKFSTKEEAEEFMKAGTKFNIIEDEKIERVYSKSEAIAYVDGSYDDRKKEYAYGAVIFFDGGQMQFAEKFSDEKMVKMRNVAGEIEGAKRAMRFCFENKIKSIDIAYDYEGIEKWCTGAWKTKEEGTKEYKKFYNVIAKSVAVNFVKIKAHSGNKYNDLADALAKGALGLNTTENICMYDNGIAANKIKYDNLVSILELLQEDFKDFKRGKETEIPYGIQFEISIQNPTKQKLKISYYQSKNKLWIQGKKEDLFNRLSSYIIELLEVDEIPKFLNTVHNLDVDKDIIESEFESYFPNSYNLIPCELNNYLHQAVYNLHIMGNVYAADFLAEPAIRSLEPVLKIALKDNGIPIRKDGNDYDSFFVFERQGNRYVLKDEYKKERHSKELLHYISECYTFLRENRHTLFHWDDPTASIDTTGILRTTEEAQTLIKNSIKLIDTYYKIKNN, encoded by the coding sequence ATGGCAAGTAATAAATTTTATGCAGTAAAAAAAGGAGTAGTTCCGGGCATATATGCAACTTGGGGAGAATGTCAGCAAAACATTAATGGCTTTTCTGGCGCCGTTTATAAAAAGTTTTCAACTAAAGAAGAAGCCGAGGAATTCATGAAGGCAGGAACTAAATTTAATATAATTGAAGATGAAAAAATAGAACGTGTTTATTCAAAATCAGAGGCTATTGCATATGTAGATGGAAGCTATGATGATCGTAAAAAAGAGTATGCATATGGTGCTGTTATATTTTTTGATGGTGGTCAAATGCAATTTGCAGAAAAGTTTTCAGATGAAAAAATGGTTAAAATGAGAAATGTAGCAGGAGAAATCGAAGGTGCAAAGCGCGCAATGAGGTTTTGTTTTGAAAATAAAATTAAAAGCATAGATATAGCATACGATTATGAAGGAATAGAAAAATGGTGTACTGGGGCATGGAAAACTAAAGAAGAAGGTACTAAAGAATATAAGAAATTTTATAATGTTATAGCAAAGTCAGTAGCTGTTAATTTTGTTAAGATAAAAGCACACAGTGGAAATAAATATAATGATTTGGCAGATGCTTTAGCAAAAGGCGCATTAGGGCTAAATACCACGGAGAATATTTGTATGTATGATAATGGGATTGCAGCTAATAAAATAAAATATGATAATTTGGTATCTATATTAGAATTATTACAGGAAGATTTTAAGGATTTTAAGAGGGGTAAAGAAACAGAAATACCTTATGGGATACAATTCGAGATATCCATACAAAATCCTACTAAGCAAAAATTAAAAATCAGCTACTATCAAAGTAAAAATAAGTTATGGATACAAGGGAAAAAAGAAGATTTATTTAATAGATTATCATCATACATAATTGAGTTATTAGAAGTTGATGAAATCCCTAAATTTTTAAATACTGTTCATAATTTAGATGTTGACAAGGACATAATAGAAAGTGAGTTTGAAAGTTATTTTCCTAATTCATATAACTTGATACCATGTGAGCTAAATAATTATTTGCACCAAGCTGTATATAACTTACATATAATGGGTAATGTGTATGCAGCAGACTTTTTAGCAGAACCAGCAATAAGATCATTAGAACCTGTATTAAAAATTGCTTTAAAAGATAATGGAATACCTATACGTAAAGATGGAAATGATTATGATAGCTTTTTTGTATTTGAAAGACAGGGGAATAGATATGTCTTGAAAGACGAATATAAAAAAGAAAGGCACTCAAAAGAGTTACTACATTATATAAGTGAATGCTATACATTTCTTAGAGAAAATAGACATACATTATTCCATTGGGATGACCCTACGGCATCAATTGATACAACTGGAATTTTAAGAACTACAGAGGAAGCTCAGACTTTAATAAAGAACTCAATTAAACTAATTGATACATATTATAAAATAAAAAATAATTAA
- a CDS encoding ATP-binding protein, producing MKKVRTIFIVATCIALASQVSINLFANGFIVALSVIILPVLLYFNREFNPIKLTCIVGIVSPVYRGIMLYISNTGFNQVVNLVATDMLFYFIYGIIYYFLYWQKTNANLTNFFASIFTCDFLSNVLEVSVLLDFKDKYYIFQDLAIIAFVRSTIAVCVIMLFKYYSSLLIREEHEERYRKLIFITSKLKSEVYFMNKNITGIEEVMKKAYYLYKALSDNNYPVEFKNTSLAIAKDVHEIKKDYISVIRGLEDTFDEKNDNVKMDIKDITIIIEADAKEYIRRNKLEIFLDFKIYDDFMVEKHYYLVSVLRNLIYNSIEAIGKRKNGYIRVVINKSKDDYVFTVSDNGQGIKSENIDYIFNPGFTTKFNEETGDICRGIGLSHVKGIINDVFLGSISVNSQEGKGAEFIIKINKDKLEGDAN from the coding sequence ATGAAAAAAGTAAGAACTATTTTTATTGTTGCTACATGCATTGCTCTTGCTTCGCAGGTAAGCATTAATTTATTTGCTAACGGTTTTATAGTAGCATTATCTGTAATTATTTTACCAGTTCTTTTATACTTTAATAGAGAGTTCAATCCTATAAAATTGACTTGTATAGTTGGAATAGTATCTCCTGTTTATAGAGGAATTATGCTGTATATCAGCAATACTGGTTTTAATCAGGTAGTAAATTTAGTTGCTACTGATATGTTATTTTATTTTATATATGGAATAATATATTATTTTTTATATTGGCAGAAAACAAATGCAAATCTGACTAATTTTTTTGCATCAATTTTCACATGTGATTTTCTTTCCAATGTTTTAGAGGTAAGCGTACTTCTAGATTTCAAAGATAAGTATTATATATTTCAGGATTTAGCAATTATTGCTTTTGTAAGAAGTACAATTGCAGTATGTGTAATAATGTTGTTTAAATACTATAGTTCTCTTCTCATAAGAGAGGAACATGAAGAGAGATATAGAAAGCTTATTTTTATTACTTCAAAGTTAAAAAGTGAAGTATATTTTATGAATAAAAATATAACAGGTATAGAAGAAGTTATGAAAAAAGCTTATTATCTTTATAAAGCACTATCTGACAATAATTATCCCGTTGAATTCAAAAATACATCTTTGGCAATAGCAAAAGATGTTCATGAGATTAAAAAGGATTATATAAGTGTCATAAGGGGATTGGAAGATACTTTTGATGAAAAAAATGACAATGTTAAAATGGATATTAAGGATATAACAATTATTATAGAAGCTGATGCAAAAGAATATATAAGAAGAAATAAGCTGGAGATATTCCTGGACTTTAAAATATATGATGATTTTATGGTAGAAAAACATTATTATCTGGTATCTGTACTGAGGAATCTAATTTACAATAGTATAGAGGCTATAGGAAAGAGAAAAAACGGTTATATAAGAGTTGTAATCAATAAAAGCAAAGATGATTATGTTTTCACAGTGTCAGACAATGGACAAGGCATAAAAAGTGAAAATATAGATTACATTTTTAATCCGGGGTTTACAACAAAATTTAATGAAGAAACCGGTGATATTTGCAGAGGCATTGGCCTTTCACATGTTAAGGGCATCATTAATGATGTGTTTTTGGGATCCATATCAGTTAATTCTCAAGAGGGAAAGGGAGCGGAGTTTATAATAAAAATAAATAAAGACAAACTAGAGGGTGATGCAAATTGA
- a CDS encoding DNA-binding domain-containing protein: protein MRFYILDDDINIVKILTMIIEGEDDSYDVVGSSCDAESALDEILLIKPDIVLVDLLMPVIDGNTLVKKIKDIKPDICFIMISQVQDTKLRSDSYEAGIEFFINKPINKIEVKNVISKVAEKIEMKNMLSDIKKMLNTSDKNDDDKNRDVIKIKHVLGMLGMLGEKGTNDIIKICSYMIDNNKSIDECNLNELESYLGDNPQIVKQRIRRAIKNGLTNIANLGIEDYANDTFNIYANVLFDFSSVKAEMDYINGKKKVGGKVSINKFIEGLIFTCQDN from the coding sequence TTGAGATTTTATATTTTGGATGATGATATAAATATAGTAAAAATACTTACTATGATAATAGAAGGAGAAGATGATTCTTATGATGTGGTGGGCAGTTCCTGCGATGCTGAATCTGCCTTAGATGAAATACTTTTAATTAAGCCGGATATTGTACTTGTTGATTTACTTATGCCCGTAATAGATGGAAATACTTTGGTAAAGAAGATTAAGGACATAAAACCAGATATCTGCTTCATTATGATATCTCAGGTGCAGGATACTAAATTAAGATCAGATTCATATGAAGCGGGAATAGAATTTTTTATAAATAAGCCCATAAATAAGATTGAGGTAAAAAATGTTATTTCAAAGGTGGCTGAAAAGATAGAAATGAAAAATATGCTGTCTGATATAAAGAAAATGCTGAATACTTCGGATAAAAATGACGATGATAAAAATAGGGATGTAATTAAAATAAAACATGTTTTAGGGATGCTTGGAATGCTTGGCGAAAAGGGGACCAATGATATAATTAAAATATGTTCATATATGATAGATAACAATAAAAGTATAGATGAGTGTAATTTGAATGAGTTAGAGAGTTATTTAGGTGATAATCCTCAGATTGTAAAACAAAGAATAAGAAGAGCAATAAAGAATGGACTTACCAATATAGCTAATCTTGGTATTGAGGATTATGCTAATGACACTTTTAATATTTACGCAAATGTACTTTTTGATTTCTCCAGTGTAAAGGCCGAAATGGATTATATAAACGGTAAGAAGAAAGTGGGAGGAAAGGTTTCAATAAATAAATTTATTGAAGGCCTCATATTTACCTGTCAGGATAATTAG
- the argF gene encoding ornithine carbamoyltransferase — protein sequence MYNLRNRSFLTLMDFTPKEINYMLELAANLKKAKYAGTEQQKLKGKNIVLLFEKDSTRTRCSFEVGALDQGAHVTYLGPTGSQMGKKESIADTARVLGRMYDGIEYRGFDQSVVEDLAKYSGVPVWNGLTTQDHPTQILADFLTIQEHIDKPLNKIVFAYCGDGRNNMANALMIGASKMGMDFRIVSPKELFPDEKLVAKCKKVAEETGAKITITENVAEGVKNTDVLYTDVWVSMGEAPEVWESRIKLLKPYQVNDEMIKLTSNPKVIFEHCLPSFHDLNTKIGREIHEKFGLTAMEVTDEVFEGKHSVVFDEAENRMHTIKAVMVATLGN from the coding sequence ATGTACAATTTGAGGAACAGAAGTTTTTTAACTTTAATGGATTTTACACCAAAGGAGATAAACTATATGCTGGAGCTTGCAGCAAATCTAAAAAAAGCAAAATATGCTGGTACAGAGCAGCAGAAACTTAAAGGGAAAAATATTGTACTTTTATTTGAAAAGGATTCCACAAGAACAAGATGCTCTTTTGAAGTTGGTGCACTGGATCAGGGAGCTCATGTTACATATCTTGGACCAACAGGTTCACAGATGGGAAAGAAAGAGTCAATTGCTGATACAGCAAGGGTTTTAGGCAGAATGTACGATGGCATTGAGTATAGAGGATTTGACCAGTCAGTGGTTGAAGATCTTGCTAAATATTCTGGAGTACCAGTATGGAATGGCCTTACAACACAGGATCATCCAACACAAATATTAGCTGACTTTTTAACAATTCAGGAACATATTGATAAGCCATTAAATAAGATAGTATTTGCCTATTGCGGAGATGGAAGAAACAATATGGCTAATGCCCTTATGATTGGTGCATCAAAGATGGGAATGGACTTTAGAATAGTTTCTCCAAAGGAATTATTTCCAGATGAAAAATTAGTTGCAAAATGCAAAAAAGTTGCAGAGGAAACAGGTGCAAAGATTACAATAACTGAAAATGTTGCTGAAGGTGTAAAAAATACTGATGTTCTTTATACTGATGTATGGGTATCCATGGGAGAGGCTCCTGAAGTTTGGGAATCAAGGATAAAATTATTAAAGCCATATCAGGTTAATGATGAAATGATTAAATTAACATCAAATCCAAAGGTTATATTTGAACACTGTTTACCATCATTTCATGATTTAAACACAAAGATTGGCAGAGAAATACATGAAAAATTCGGTTTAACAGCTATGGAAGTAACAGATGAAGTATTTGAAGGAAAACATTCAGTAGTATTTGATGAAGCTGAAAACAGGATGCATACAATAAAAGCCGTAATGGTTGCCACACTTGGAAATTAA
- the arcC gene encoding carbamate kinase translates to MARIVVALGGNALQANPNDKSAESQLKTCIETSRPIVDLIEDGHEVIIAHGNGPQIGQIVGAYETAASVNGKNTIMPFPECGAMSQGYIGYQLQQAIREEIKKRGINKEVATVITQVVVDENDPAFKNPTKPVGSFFTEEQAKKLMSEKGYIMKEDANRGWRRVVPSPLPKTVVEEPIIKTLVNAGHVVITVGGGGIPVVEKENGKLEGVPAVIDKDFASEKIAELMDADTLIILTAVEQVAINFGKPNQKNISKMTVDDVNRYIEEGHFAPGSMLPKVKAAVKFVETKPDRKAVITSLQKAKEAIKGLAGTTITR, encoded by the coding sequence ATGGCAAGAATAGTAGTAGCTCTTGGAGGAAATGCTCTTCAGGCTAATCCTAATGATAAATCAGCGGAATCACAGCTTAAAACATGCATTGAGACTTCAAGACCAATTGTTGATCTTATTGAAGATGGACATGAAGTTATAATAGCCCATGGAAATGGGCCCCAGATTGGTCAGATAGTTGGTGCATATGAGACAGCAGCTTCAGTAAATGGGAAAAATACAATTATGCCATTTCCTGAATGTGGTGCTATGAGTCAGGGCTATATAGGATATCAGCTGCAGCAGGCAATAAGAGAAGAAATTAAAAAAAGGGGAATAAATAAGGAAGTTGCTACTGTTATTACTCAGGTTGTAGTAGATGAGAATGACCCTGCATTTAAAAATCCAACTAAGCCTGTAGGATCATTTTTTACTGAAGAACAAGCTAAAAAGTTAATGTCAGAAAAAGGATATATTATGAAAGAGGATGCAAATAGGGGATGGAGAAGGGTAGTTCCATCACCTCTCCCTAAAACTGTAGTTGAGGAACCTATAATTAAGACACTGGTAAATGCCGGTCATGTGGTTATAACTGTAGGCGGAGGCGGAATTCCTGTAGTTGAAAAAGAAAATGGTAAGCTTGAAGGTGTTCCAGCAGTAATAGACAAGGATTTTGCTTCAGAAAAGATTGCAGAGTTAATGGATGCAGATACTTTAATCATTTTAACTGCAGTAGAGCAGGTAGCAATTAATTTTGGAAAGCCAAATCAAAAGAATATTTCCAAAATGACAGTGGATGATGTAAATAGATATATTGAGGAAGGCCATTTTGCGCCTGGCTCAATGCTCCCAAAAGTTAAAGCAGCTGTAAAGTTTGTTGAAACAAAACCAGATAGAAAAGCGGTGATAACATCACTTCAAAAGGCTAAAGAAGCTATAAAGGGTTTGGCAGGTACAACTATAACAAGGTAA
- a CDS encoding amino acid permease, which produces MESNQKDIKEVLGKSKGLDRSLSSRHIQMYTIGSTIGTGIFLASGNVLHKAGPGGAVVAYIIAAVIMYLMMSCLGELSVAMPVSGNVQAYATEFISDEMGFTAGWMKWISCAVTVTAQVVASSIIMKNIFPNVGSTFWIVLFVILLTALNILPSKSYGETEFWFASIKVIAVIIFVIAGIGMITGIIGGEPIGFNNFVNDHGAFPNGVKAVLISMPSAIFAFGGSDLIATAAGESKNPGIEMPKAINGFVIKITLCYSVCIFIIGCILPWRQANLLGSPFAYMFKSIGINSAALLVNIIVLTSALSSANGFLYASTRTLWSLAKHKQAPQILGKTNSKKVPVYSLAISIAFALFAIVTSFIAADTVYLFLISLLSCIDLFVYVVDCICEMRFRRRYVKEGNKVEDLKYKTPFYPISPILSIIVCVGIAMTMLFDPGERIVIISGVPTILVLYFGYKIFNIRKCK; this is translated from the coding sequence ATGGAATCAAATCAAAAGGATATAAAAGAAGTTCTCGGTAAATCAAAGGGTTTGGATCGTAGTCTTTCGAGCAGACATATTCAGATGTATACCATAGGTTCAACTATTGGGACAGGCATATTCCTAGCCTCTGGAAATGTATTGCATAAGGCAGGCCCGGGCGGTGCAGTTGTTGCGTACATAATTGCAGCTGTGATTATGTATTTAATGATGAGCTGTCTGGGGGAGCTTTCAGTGGCGATGCCGGTATCTGGCAATGTACAAGCCTATGCAACAGAATTTATCAGCGATGAAATGGGATTTACAGCAGGATGGATGAAATGGATAAGCTGTGCAGTTACTGTTACAGCACAAGTAGTTGCTTCATCTATTATAATGAAAAATATATTTCCCAATGTAGGTTCTACGTTTTGGATAGTTCTATTTGTAATATTATTAACAGCATTAAATATACTTCCATCTAAAAGCTATGGAGAGACAGAATTTTGGTTTGCAAGCATTAAAGTAATTGCAGTTATAATATTTGTAATTGCAGGCATAGGAATGATAACTGGTATTATAGGAGGGGAACCTATAGGATTTAACAATTTTGTTAATGATCATGGGGCATTTCCCAACGGTGTTAAGGCGGTATTAATATCCATGCCATCAGCAATATTTGCTTTTGGTGGTTCAGATCTTATTGCTACTGCTGCTGGAGAAAGCAAGAACCCCGGTATTGAAATGCCGAAGGCCATAAACGGATTTGTAATTAAGATAACATTGTGTTATTCGGTATGTATTTTCATTATTGGCTGTATACTTCCCTGGAGACAAGCTAATCTTCTTGGCAGCCCTTTTGCGTATATGTTTAAAAGCATAGGGATTAATTCTGCGGCACTATTGGTTAATATAATAGTTCTTACATCAGCACTATCTTCTGCCAATGGATTTCTTTATGCCAGCACAAGAACATTATGGTCACTTGCAAAGCATAAACAAGCTCCTCAGATATTGGGGAAAACAAATAGTAAAAAGGTACCCGTGTATTCACTTGCTATATCCATAGCATTTGCATTATTTGCAATAGTAACCAGTTTTATAGCAGCTGATACGGTTTATCTTTTTCTTATATCACTTCTTTCCTGTATTGATTTATTTGTTTATGTTGTGGACTGTATATGTGAGATGCGTTTTAGAAGACGTTATGTAAAAGAAGGCAATAAAGTGGAAGACTTAAAATACAAGACTCCGTTTTATCCAATAAGCCCAATTTTATCTATAATAGTTTGTGTGGGAATAGCTATGACCATGTTATTTGATCCCGGAGAGAGAATTGTAATTATTTCAGGAGTTCCTACAATTTTAGTATTATATTTTGGATATAAGATTTTTAATATTAGAAAATGTAAATAA
- the arcD gene encoding arginine-ornithine antiporter, with protein MEKREEGKLGLIPLVGLVIGSIIGSGAFSFPGDMAKKASAGAIIIAWVITGIGMLTLGFVFQNLSNRRPDLNCGIYSYAKEGFGDYTGFNCAWGHWVSSALGNVSYLVMLFCTLGYFIPAFGDGNNLVSIIAASVVIWIVNGLILKGVKTAAFVNVVTTIGKLIPIIVFIIVSIIVFNVNIFTADFWGGMNTSISGVVQQVRSTMLITLWAFIGIESAVVLSARAKVRKDVGKATIIGLLGVLIIYVLISLLALGAMKQAQLANLKSPSMAYALELMVGKWGAVIVNVGLVISLLGAYLGWTLICAELAFSASKGKAFPKFFLKENANGSPENSLLVTSLLIQFFLICAFFSKSTYQVLYSIASSAVLVPYFFSAMYCLKLAVTKETYTAGEENIRLRDMAISGISVIYSIWLIYAAGLNYLLLLTILFSAGIIVYRKAKNEAKLVAFTKTERVVASIILILGVITLYLMITGKITVV; from the coding sequence ATGGAAAAAAGAGAAGAAGGTAAATTAGGACTTATACCATTAGTTGGATTAGTAATTGGCTCTATAATTGGGAGCGGAGCATTTTCCTTTCCAGGAGATATGGCTAAAAAAGCAAGCGCCGGAGCTATTATTATAGCATGGGTCATTACAGGAATTGGGATGCTGACACTTGGATTTGTATTCCAGAACTTATCTAATAGAAGACCGGATTTAAACTGCGGCATATATAGTTATGCTAAAGAAGGTTTCGGAGATTATACGGGATTTAATTGTGCATGGGGGCATTGGGTAAGCTCTGCATTAGGGAATGTTTCTTACTTAGTCATGCTTTTTTGCACACTAGGATATTTTATACCGGCATTTGGGGATGGTAATAATCTTGTTTCAATCATAGCCGCTTCTGTGGTGATATGGATTGTTAACGGTCTTATATTGAAAGGCGTTAAAACAGCTGCTTTTGTAAACGTTGTTACAACTATTGGGAAGCTTATACCAATAATTGTGTTTATAATAGTGTCAATAATTGTATTTAATGTAAACATATTTACAGCAGATTTCTGGGGTGGAATGAATACAAGCATTAGTGGAGTAGTACAGCAGGTAAGAAGCACAATGCTTATAACATTATGGGCATTTATCGGTATAGAAAGTGCAGTAGTACTTTCAGCAAGGGCTAAGGTAAGAAAGGATGTAGGAAAAGCTACCATAATTGGGTTACTGGGTGTGCTCATTATTTATGTTTTAATATCCTTATTAGCACTTGGTGCAATGAAACAAGCTCAATTAGCTAATTTAAAAAGTCCTTCTATGGCATATGCACTGGAACTTATGGTTGGTAAATGGGGTGCAGTTATTGTCAATGTGGGACTGGTAATATCTCTGTTAGGTGCATATCTTGGATGGACTTTAATATGTGCAGAATTGGCTTTCTCCGCATCAAAGGGCAAAGCATTTCCAAAGTTCTTTTTAAAGGAAAATGCAAATGGTTCACCAGAGAATTCTCTTTTGGTTACAAGTTTATTAATTCAATTTTTCTTAATATGTGCCTTTTTTTCAAAAAGTACATATCAGGTACTATATTCTATTGCAAGTTCAGCTGTATTAGTACCATATTTTTTCAGCGCCATGTATTGTCTTAAATTAGCTGTAACTAAGGAAACATATACTGCTGGAGAAGAAAATATTAGATTAAGAGATATGGCTATATCAGGTATATCTGTTATATATTCAATTTGGCTTATATATGCAGCAGGATTAAATTACCTGCTTCTTCTCACTATATTATTTTCAGCAGGAATAATAGTTTATCGTAAAGCTAAGAATGAGGCAAAATTAGTGGCTTTTACAAAGACAGAGAGGGTAGTGGCATCAATTATACTTATTCTTGGAGTTATAACATTGTATTTAATGATAACTGGTAAAATAACAGTAGTATAA
- a CDS encoding GNAT family N-acetyltransferase, with protein MIRKADRNDLENILEIYNDAILNTTAVYDYKPHTLDDITKWYDKKNQDGYPLLVIEEHGKAVAFATFGEFRAWPAYKYTIEHSVYVNKNYRKRGMGMKLMKEIIRIARERGYVTLVAGIDAENEASIKMHQKLGFEFSGIIKKAGFKFDKWLDLAFYQLDLTKL; from the coding sequence ATGATTAGAAAAGCAGATAGAAATGATTTAGAAAATATTTTAGAAATTTATAATGATGCCATATTGAATACAACAGCTGTATATGATTATAAACCCCATACTCTTGATGATATAACAAAATGGTATGATAAAAAGAATCAGGATGGATATCCATTATTAGTGATTGAGGAACATGGTAAAGCCGTTGCTTTTGCTACTTTTGGTGAATTTAGGGCATGGCCAGCCTATAAATATACAATTGAACATTCTGTATATGTTAATAAAAATTATAGAAAAAGAGGAATGGGAATGAAATTAATGAAAGAGATAATAAGGATTGCTCGTGAGAGAGGATATGTAACTCTTGTAGCAGGAATTGATGCTGAAAATGAGGCTAGTATAAAAATGCACCAGAAACTGGGATTTGAATTTTCAGGTATAATTAAAAAGGCTGGGTTTAAATTTGATAAATGGCTTGATCTGGCTTTTTATCAATTAGACTTAACAAAGCTTTAA
- a CDS encoding sugar O-acetyltransferase — protein sequence MTDKEKMIAGKPYMDSGKQLAGERERAKEFIFDFNSSHPKEYEKRNDIIRKLFGKTKGSFYIEPPFRCDYGYNISIGENFYSNYNCIILDCAKVTIGDNVFFAPNVGLYTAGHPIHYEIRNTGMEYAFPITIGNNVWLGGGVIVTPDITIGDNVVIGAGSVVTKDIPANVVAAGNPCKVLREITDEDKKYYFKRLTIE from the coding sequence ATGACTGATAAAGAAAAAATGATAGCAGGGAAGCCATATATGGATTCAGGTAAACAACTTGCAGGAGAACGTGAGCGTGCTAAGGAATTTATATTTGATTTTAATTCTTCACATCCAAAGGAATATGAAAAAAGAAATGATATAATCAGGAAGCTTTTTGGAAAAACAAAAGGCAGCTTTTATATTGAACCTCCATTTCGATGTGATTATGGATACAATATTTCCATAGGGGAAAATTTTTATTCAAATTACAATTGTATTATTTTAGACTGTGCAAAAGTTACTATTGGCGATAATGTATTTTTTGCACCAAATGTAGGCTTGTATACTGCAGGCCATCCTATTCATTATGAGATAAGAAATACCGGAATGGAATATGCATTTCCAATAACAATAGGAAACAATGTATGGCTTGGCGGCGGAGTAATTGTTACACCGGATATTACTATAGGAGACAATGTGGTAATAGGTGCAGGAAGTGTTGTTACAAAAGACATTCCAGCTAATGTTGTGGCTGCTGGAAACCCATGTAAAGTATTAAGAGAGATTACAGATGAGGATAAAAAGTATTATTTTAAAAGGCTTACTATAGAATAA
- a CDS encoding cell wall hydrolase codes for MSYSNRELLARLIKCEAGGEGENGMKGVATVIMNRVRVPDGEYHTIGQGDIRKVIYQNGQFDCMRSVLGGVANPQTIWANPPEQIHYDIADWALAGNRLYTIGYSLWYFNPFAPCPYTFPYNGTGSFQVKIINHCFYNPTALYFQT; via the coding sequence ATGTCTTACTCTAATAGAGAGTTACTGGCGAGGCTTATAAAATGCGAAGCCGGTGGTGAAGGCGAAAATGGTATGAAGGGCGTTGCCACTGTAATTATGAACAGGGTAAGAGTTCCTGATGGTGAATATCATACCATTGGTCAAGGTGATATAAGAAAAGTAATTTATCAAAACGGGCAGTTTGATTGTATGCGTTCAGTTCTTGGAGGTGTTGCTAATCCTCAGACAATATGGGCAAATCCCCCGGAGCAGATACACTATGACATTGCTGATTGGGCATTAGCAGGCAATAGATTATATACCATTGGCTATTCCTTATGGTACTTTAATCCCTTTGCTCCATGTCCATACACGTTCCCCTATAACGGTACCGGTAGTTTTCAGGTTAAAATTATAAACCATTGTTTTTATAATCCAACAGCACTTTATTTTCAGACTTAA